ctttctggctacttgcaggattttcttttatctgatacatCTGAAGTTTGGCTACAACAatgcttggtgttttcattttgggatacctttcaggaggggattgatattttctttcaataactattttgccctctggtttcatgctatcagggcaattttctttcaaaagattttgaaagatccaggcttttttttaacctcaatgtgttcaggaagtccaatgaatcttaagttgtctcttctggatctattcccTAGGTCAGTTGTGTTGCTtatgatatattttacattttcttgtatttttaaaatttgttttgttctgtttaacagattcttgttgtctcatgaagtcattagtttccacagataccattctatattttttgagaatttttttcatttaccttttgcaactccttttcaaattggtcagttctatttttaaaggagtttttcatttgcccgttaattttctcttgggtttcatttcctaatttttccattttgtttttaaactctttcctgatctcttctaagaagtctttctgagcttCAAGAAGCTCATGTTTTAAAGAGTGAAAAATCATAAACTAATTATTCAAAAACAAGAAATACAGGcaataaatttgttttactttttgtgaAATGCTGGTAATATTATGGTGATGGAGGAAAAACTTCTTTTAGAATGTTAAAATATTGATGAGCCTTTAAGGAATTCAAAAAATTTAACAGGCATAGGTgaggacaaagagagagagagttctaggCCTGATGGAAAGTATAATGAAATTATTCATGTTGATTGTTCTCtgagaagaatataaagaaagacagtGTCACTGAGTCACAGAATACTTAGAAGGGGAATAAAGTATACGAAAAGTGAGAagaatgcaaatgaaggtggttTAGCCATAGAAGATCTAAAATAATatcataaatcatcagtcatcagaactatTTGAAACTGGCTAAAAAATTAGAGTATGTCCATGGAATAAATTAGGTGctaaagaaacagtaataaatgactaataatttgctgtttgacaaactcaaagatggtagcatctgggataagaagtcactCTATGataaaactgttggaaaaactggaaaatacaatGGAAGGAAATTAGGTATATGCCAACATCTCACTctatgccaagataaggtcaaaactacaagatttagacataaaagatgatacatttagccaattaagagaacaatgaATAGATTACCTGACAGATCTATGAAATGTATGAAATGAGAAGGAGACCAAGGAAGggataaagtacattataaactgcaaaatggataacTCTCATTACATTGAGTTAAGAAGTTTtgacacaaataaaaccaatgcaactacatttaaaagaaaggcaattatttgggaaacaatttgtaTTGTTTCTGGGagaggacacatttctaaaacatatagaaaagggagccaaatttataagaattcaatcATTCCCCTACTAATAAGGgattaaagaatatgaaaagacttTTCTCAGAAGAAGATATTAATGCTCTCTatggtcatattaaaaaattctaaatcattattgattagagaaatgcaaattaaagcaactctgaggtgacacttcacacctatcagttagtcaataagactaaaaaggaatatgatgatcaatgttggggaatgtgggaaaactgggacactgatgcattgtggatagagttgtgaactgaccaaATTTTATtgcaaacaatttgaaattaagttcaaagggtaataaaaacaATGCATAGCCTTTAatacagcaatatcactacttggTCTGCCTCCCAAAGAGAGCATCATAAAAGGTGCAAAACAAAtgcatacaaaaataatttagcaGATCTTTTTATagtgggaaagaaatgaaaattgaggatATATCCaacaactgggaaatggctgaacaaattgtgacatatgaacataatggaacactactgttctaaaacaaatcatgagggataagacttcagaaaagcctggaaagacttgtatgaaattaTTCTGAATGAACTAAGAAGAACTGAAGTACATTGAACACACAAAGAGCAAAAATTGGTTTATGATCGACTTTGATGAACttattcatttcaacagtacaataatcaaagacaattctaaaactcTTGaaatggaaaacaccatccatatccagagatggatatgtggagtttaaatgcagataaaagcttactaccttcaatttttaaaagttgtcttatgtattatgcttTTTTCTGActattgttttttcttcattttgaattaattcttttctcacaatataactaacattgatctatgtttagcatgattttaCAGGTATGACATATGAAGGATTGCTTTCTCTCATGGGgagtgaggagggaagggagaaaaatatgaacctCAAAAACTTACcaaaagggatggctaggtgtcgcagtgtatagagtaccagccctggagtcaggagtacttgagttcaaatctggcctcagacacttaataattaactagccatctggccttgggccagccactggaccccattgccttgcaaaaaaaatctaaaaaaaaaaaacttaggaaaaaaaagccAAAGGCTGCCGAAATCTAGCATTCCATATAGTtggaaatatcaataaataaactttttaattgaaaaaataagatgaCTGTGTAAATAGGAAGCATCAGTTtataaagttttttcaacatttaagagaagattttgtatttttctgaAGTCTCATAGAGATCCAATTTAAATGTACTGAAAAGGGAGATGATATAGTCaattgtattttaggaaaataaagttaatagATGAATtttagtacaataatatttctatcaggaaaaacaacaaaaacatcttTAATCATCTAGAGAAGAGTTTGTGAAGGTCTTTATGGTTTTAATGTTAAAGGAAAGTAGGGGAGATGTAAAAAATGTAATGTAGGgatgtaaaaatgataaaatgtaagGAATGGATGTTGTTAGAGGTGCCAGTAGGAGGCCAAAATGAGAGAGATGTCCCAGATATCATATATAATGGAGTCTAATGCTTGAGAGAATGCTGTATGTTTGACAGTAATAGGGAACTTAGGGTAAGGAGAAACTTTAGGAGAGgaaaatgagtttagttttgtttgtgttGTTCAAGATATCTAAAGaacattgagtttaagatgtctgatATAAAGTTGTGGGTGTGACAAAGGATATTTAAATAAAGTACAATAcaggaaaaaatgacattttaacaGAGACCATAGTAGATGATGAGTTCACCAAGTGAAATGGTAGTGGGAGAAGACGAGAAGTAAGAAGTAGtcaaactaaaaaatgaaaaagtcctaGGCAATCTGGAATGGCTTGAAATATTAGGTAGACAATTttgtattaaataatatattttaaaaatcaataggaaaTCATTGAAAATTATTGGTCAGAAGAATGGTGTAACCTGAATTAGACTTTGGAATAGCATACTGGCTGTTGGCTGAGGGGAGAGTGTAGTCAGGTATACCCATTTGGAGACTTTTTAATGTTTCAGGCAGGAAACGATAAAGGTATGGACTAGAGTGGTTGTGCTTTGTTTAGTTAAAAATTTATTGGGTAAAGAATTGACAAGATTTGGTAAACTATCAAATGAAAAGTATTAGAAAACGTAAAGAATCAAGAGATAAGCTATGAAAAAGCAGATAATGAGAAAACTCTTAGTAGTAGGAGAATTTACAAAGATTAGTCTAAGATTAAAGTTAATGATATTTCAGGGCATATTTAATTTGATATTCCCCTTGGGAAATCCAAATGGAGTTATCCAACATGGAAATGGAAATTACAGACATACAATGAGGAAAGTTACATAGGATATTTGAATACTTGGAAGTAATTTGTACCAACTAGCTCCAGCTATGATAATGGAAAAGATTTCCAAgtagtaaaatataaataaataaaaggaaattatttgaaGATGGGATTATGGTAATCTCTGCTTGGTAAAATAAGAACATTAATGATAAATTTACCAAGCAGATGGAGGTTTGCATGGTTAATAGTCAGGAAAAGAAGCACAGCAACATcatttgtgtatctctctgtgcttttgtgtttgtgtgtgtggaggggagatacagacagagacagagacagagaaagacaaggagaaacaggaaaagacagaagagacagatacaaagacagagacagacagaaagacagattgtctgagacagacaaagagatagaaagagaaaggaacaagaagaagaaggaggagaatgatgcagaggaagaaaaggaaagaggagagacagggaaagaagggagaaagagagagggaaggaaattgACAGTATGTAGAAGGAGAAGGTGACAAAATGTAGAGATTGTACAGAAAGATGCATAATCTTTTCTTGCATGTCAGATATATTTTTGGGATGCACTCAGATACTGGAGGTATTAGCtttgtatattttaaatgttCAGTCAGCTTATCATTCATAGACACAATACGATACAATCCTTAGGATATTATACACAGGAAGTAAAAAGAAGGGAATTAAATGACAAAATACAATTTCAGCTTCTTGATGTTTGTATTAATGATGCAACCTAATCatcattgaaaaggaaaagactaAAGTTATTTCCCTGAGCAGTAAAGTTTGCTTCTGGTTAGTAATCATATGTTGGACTACTCTGAAATCCTCTGGGAGCCCATCTTACTGGGCTCTAATGTACCTTTAAATTCAGGTTAATATGCAGTTAAGTTGTTCCAGGAAGGTTCTTTTCTTGTAAGGTGTAATGAAGAGACAGAGACTTATAATGACtaactgatatttttctttactttcgtCCAGATGGAGACAGACTGTCTACAAAACATGAGCCATACTTTCTGTCCTAAAGAGGCTCTGTCTCTTTGAAAAACAGCTTCCTTCCAGCTGAGGAAAAGGGTTTTGGAGAGACGTTTTCAGTCACTCTGTTGGACCACATAGATTGATTTTTGTCATCAATTCTTCTTCAGGTACTAATCAAATTTTTCAGGTGCTATAATTTTTCAGGTTCATATAATACagaataatttgtttttcatttgatttattctccatgtatttttttcattgctttgaGTCCTGGATTTTTCTTAAggtacttttaattttattttttcctggttaGCCCTTGCAAGTGAGAAAATACTTGTGAACAGTGAAGAATAATGACATTATATTCAGAAAACACAATTCAGAGgattataaattcatatatataaaatatattacaaatacatatatatatatatatatttaatttatatattttttccaatccaATATCACAGAAAAACCTGAAATCTATCAATGATCCCCCAGGATAATATCTGCTTCTTTCTCCTAAAATCAGAAATCTTTTgctaattttttgtttgtttatatttatgtacattttcTATAATATCATCAAAATCATATATCAGATAATCCTAGCTCTTTAATAATGCTGAGAGAGGAGTATTGCAGGTCATAAACACTGGTGACATATTCACTGGGTCACCTCACTACAATCATAGTCTAAATTCTCTGACCTACCGTACTCCTCAAAAATATCATCCTGTTTCCTATACATATTGCATTTCTCTGAACCTTTCGTCACTTCTCTAACCTCATTCATGGGGATAaaggtaattgggaaaaatatgaataacaGCGTTGATATGTGGAATGTGCTATCAAAAACTgttctatatattatagaaatgtcatttttacatgatttttccTCTGTAATGTATTTTTTGAAGTAAGAAAGGAGGcacttagaaaaattaatttcaattggTATCAATTAGTATCACAATTATACATTTCATAATGTACTTCAAAGTTCTTTTTCCTATAATTTCTGTCTAACTTTCTTACTGATCTGAAGTACTACatcatattttttaacattcgtattttttattttacaaagtaaaaaaataacacTGTCATGTATACAACAAAATATGAGAGGATTCCTAAAATAAAACAGCAATTTTTGATTCCTAGTAAGCCTACTTAATAAATTCTGTTCTAACTTCTTCTAGGAGCCTGTGATGTGTTAGGGCATGTCTTACGattctcattttatgaaaaaagtaagACTCAGAAAGATTAGATATTCATCTAAAGTCAAACCGCAAGTTATGCAATAGCACACAAGAAATATCATCTCATTCAAGCCTAATCCCACTTTGTATCTTCCTCTTAGCAGTCACTGGcacaagggagaaaaatgaatttatccTAATGGGTTTACAAGAAGGTGCATAGTTTTAATGAGGATTTTTCTTTGACTATCAACTATGTATGTAAATTCCAAAAGTCTATTATTCACTCTTTATTCCCTATTTATTTACTTCTGTGAGACTCAGTCTCTCAATGTCATAATCAAGTGTTTCTGCttgtgagaggaagagaaagaaacaagttaTTAGTTATGAAAAAAGGCTTCCagagattctttctttcttttcccctatttccttttctctttccttccttccttccttccttccttccttccttccttccttccttccttccttccttccttccttctttctttccttttcttcattactttctttattttttgtattattacttattgtttcattgttgttgtttgtttcttctttcttgtttttttctttttttttctttcttggataGATATCATTGTCCTGTTCTTAGCAGACATTTAATGCTTGAGATTGAAGGGAGCATTAATTACAGAAAGGATTTTGAGATACAGTCAGAAATTAAAATTTGAGATTATTAGGTTTATATTTTGCCTagactgaatggaaaaaaaaatcattcttcatgctgagtgacagagagagagagagagagagagagtgtttgtgtttgtctgtgtgtgtgtgtgtgcgtgtgtgtatgtgtatgtatggttGTATTTGTGTCTATATGTTTACCCTAGTGTCCTCGTGTGGTTATGGTTTGGAGCTTCAAAAGTCGATAATGActtaatttaattaaatctaaTAATTTTCTAAGTCATATGGAAGTGGGAAAGGGCCTGCAAATCAATTGTTTATTATTTGCTTTTGATATActtctataaatatgtttatcctCAATTTCtgaggaattttaaaatattaactttatCTCTTTATCTTTACATTTACAATACTTTCAATTATAGAAAGTttaaatttagataaattttaaaagaggaataCACAGGCACATGTATGTGttctttattattctattttcatttttgatcaaaTATGTTGAACTTAATTAAGTTGTGACCAGGTTCACATCTTTCCTGGATTGAAGAAAAGGATCcattaatgttaaaattaaacCTGTTTATTCTTAAGTTACTGTCATCTCTTTAAAATCAATGTGATATTTTTGAAACTCAAGATATCAATACATTttattggcattttatttttattttagaaacttTTCTATGGAATGGATACTAATAAGACTATCTTTGATTCTCTATtcgatttttttttaaaaagttcaaaagttACAGTATTGATGTGAAGTTTGAGGTTACTTTCACAACAAATTATGCATTTACTATTAGCTAGGCTTTCTCATGTCCTTTATATTTTCAGGATACAATTCTGGATCGTCATTTCTTACTCTTAATATATGGAAACTCATGACAATGTCACTGAATTTATACTTTTGGGACTTcttatgaagaaagaaataaagacaatGTGTTTTGTCCTTTTCACCGTCTGTTATCTAGCGATTTTCTTGGGGAACTTCATTATCTTCATCACCATCACATACAGTCATCTGATACAGCAACCCATGTACTACTTTCTTTGGCACTTGTCCTTCATGGATCCATGCTTTACTTCTACCACAGTTCCCAGACTGATTAGAGATTTAATTGCCTCAAGCAAGACAATCTCTTATAATTGTTGCATGACTCAGCTCTTTACTTTTCACTTCCTGGGAGGTGTAGAGATTTTCATCTTGGTGCTGATGGCCTTTGATCGTTATATAGCCATTTGTAAACCCTTACATTATATGATAATTGTTAACAGACAGAGATGTAACATGTTGATCCTGCTTGCCTGGGTGGTGGCATTTTGGCACTCCGTTGCCCAGTTATTTTTGATCCTCAAGTTACCTTTCTGTGGTCCTAATCAAGTTGATCACTACATGTGTGACTCAAAAGCCCTCTTAAAGCTCGCCTGCACAGACACACATGTTGCTAGTTTGTTAGTCATTGCTAACACTGGAGTGGTTGTGTCGGCAACTTTTGTAGTTTTGGTGGCATCTTACATCAACATATTATATCATCTTAGGAATCATTCAGCTGAAGGTCGGCGTAAGGCTCTCTCCACTTGTGCTTCCCATGTCATGgttgttcttttgttctttgtacCTTGCATCTCCACCTATATCCAACCTCCAAATTCCTTAAATATTGACAAAGAGTTCTCAGTGTTTTATGCTGTGATTGCACCTATGCTGAACCCTCTTATCTACACATTTAGAAATGCAGAAATGAAGAATGCCATGAGAAAGGTGTGGTGCAAAAAATTGGCTttcttattaaaagaaaacaaatgaatttcAATATCTGattttttctctgatttattcatttaagaaataAATGCTGGGCTCACAAGACTTTCAGGAATAAGCAACATCTTAGATTGCAATGACTATTGATGATCCtgaatatcaataaatatttcattttatgactGTCCCACAGTCCTGTGTCCTTAATTGAATTTTAACTTTCTAGGCTTTCTGGAGCAATTGTCCCTAACTCTTATTGATTAAACATTAGAAATCAGATTGCATTTACAAAGAGTTATAATGATAAATACATAAACAGTTATTACCACTTCTTTCactagaaaggggaagggaatttGTCTTATACATTAGCATATTTATTAAAAAGCACAATCCTTGTTTCAAATACAATTTCCCTATTGGTTCACTGGCTTATAAAGTCTTCCTTCTGTATTGACACAAtgttatattttctctaaaatgttgttttgttttatatgtcATTTTAGCTAAAACTCCCATGTTAAGTGGAGATTACTCTCCGAATCtagaatataagaataaattaaacaGAGTATGAGAAATACCTACATCCATTTCTTAGTGCCAAATGGCAAATGTTAGAACAGGAGaagaagagggcagctaggtggtgcagtagatatagcatcggccctggagtcaggcgtagctgagttcaaatgtggcctcagacacttagtaattacctagctgtttggccttgggcaagccacttaaccccattgcctagcaaaaactaaaaaaaaaaaataacagcagtTTATGATACCTATGCAGCAGATTAACTATCctgccttccctctttccttccttcttttttttccttccttccttccttccttccttccttccttccttccttccttccttccttcctctcataAATGTATCTTTAGCATAAAccataaaattctttaaaaaccttTTAAGAATTCATCAATTTCATTAGTGAATTAGAATGTTGTGAAAAGAGGTGAATGATAAATACTATGACCAAAGTATAAAACAGCACAATCTGAATGATATAAGAACACTGATGAATGGAAAATAAATCAGTTTCTTGATAAAAGATGAAACATGCTTGAGACATTCTAAAATAAAGATGTTGGCTTAACATAGATTGGTATGACATATGAGATATATTGGACATGATCATTttggcatttctttttcttgatcataaatatttgtaaatatttatattttgtgttttattttgttttctttcgtTTTAATTTCCAATGGGAAATGGAGACATCCCAGGAgataaataaattcttgttaattgaaagggaatatatgtgtttgtgtatgtgtgtgtgtgtgtgtgtgtgtgtgtgtgtatcaagaaggaaatttaaaaaaaaacggTTTATAGAGTAATgtctcaaaatgatttttaaaagtttttcctcCAATATGTGAACTGGAAGTTGAATTGGTATTTAAAAGACTCTATTCAACAAATGAGAAATCTacaaatccatttttcttttataaaaatgtaacaCCGGCAGCTGAAATCAATATTGAAACCATATCAATAGTAATTCTATTTTTTACTGTATGGacaaatttctcattcttttattgGATAACTGGATTTTCCATCAATATTatgtcatttctttattttgacaTGGTCTAGTATATATTGCAATAATAAAATTACTTttgttctctctctgttttattcaAAATATTCTCTCCCTTGGTAAGctgaggaaaaggaaaaccacCAACCTAAATCACATAACTTCTACTTCTACTCAGgacaaagaagaaggaaatagaaaaaaaaatagagattcttTCTCAAggggtgtgtttttttttttcatacttaTATCCCTTCTCAAATGCCAAGGGTTATTCCTTAGACTATTCACTACAGATTTGGGCAGTTTGTTTTGAAATAGCactttcttccccaccccccatatTTCTGTCCTTCAAAGTCTAAACAGAACAATATCATATATtaaaacagtgattttttttaagcttttttgtaaggcaaatggggttaagtggcttgcctaaggccacacagctaggtaattattaagtgtcagagactggatttgaacccaggtactcctgactccagggccggtgctgtatctactatgccacctagctgccctaaaacaATGATTTAATACTCTTTAATACTatacaaatgaataaagaattttagatctgtattcatttattatctaaattcaaatttgttttcattataatatttaaGTCAAAACATATGAAATTCTATAATTATCCTATTATTTTCAGCTTGTATAACAATGAGGTCAAGTCTAAATTGCTGAAAATGTGAGTATTCCTAatttaaaaagggtaaaatcttGATACCTCATAATCTGTTTTGGCTTcctcttaaattttttaatattataaattggTATACAGTTTTTAGGTTTTCTTTAGTAAACTTGATCAATGGCTGACTACAATGAAATAATAagatcaataaatataaaaaatttgattttccaaAGTTTTTCAAGACAATTTGTAGTAGATCAGAATGGATTTTGAGAAACTTCATAAAAAAGGAATTAACTAATTCATGTTCATGGGAGTGAGAATCTGTAAAAGTTATTATCAATAGTAAGAGAGAAAGACAAATGTtgtatataattgagaaatagaaTATTCAATGCAATAAGTGATAGGAAGGGGAATGATTATGATCCTGATGCTGATAATGATGAtcgttaatatttatatattgttcataacatttacaaatcattttatgaatattatctcttttaaatcaTAACAAAAATATCATAAGGAAGGTCAGATATGATACTAATGTTGAGGAGTACCAGTATAAAATCAAAGTCATTCTTCATTCTGTGTGGGTTTGTAGTccccttaaataaatttcagagatttcccaaggtatgaagagaaaaagtcTTTATTCAATTCTCAAAAATTGGACCTCTACTCAACCATATTAGATGGGAGAGTATAAGGTAATGACatgagaaacaagaaaaatatatatggttCCTAatgcaatcccccccccccactgtcccATTCTCATTAGTtaagaatgtggtcttcacaatctaagcatgtaaattaattaattaattttttaggtttttttttttttacaaggcaatggggttaagtggtctgcccaaggctacacagttatgtaattattaagtatctgagactggatttgaactcaggtactcctggctccagggttggtgctctatccactgtgcaacctagctaccccttgcataaatgaatttaaagaaaagcatATAATCCACAGAGAGACATGTATCTCCTCCTGAGAAATGTATCCAGAATGAGTAGATAAGGAGTAAAGTCAGTTTGCTCTTTATATTCCACTCATGATAACATTTACTGACATCCCAGAAGTTATTTCTGGGGGGAGCAGGAGAGACATAAGACATAGCTCAGCttattctaatctataatatttctcctgaagaaatatcagactttgtcccattcaatccctcttctttattttgtaataCAAATTTATTTCTGTGATATAAAGTCCCATTGCTGGTCCATCTGGTCATCATCTTCATGATTTATGTTGGTAAGAGGAATCCATCCCTGTCCCTTTAAGGTCAACATTTTATCTGATTAGAAGTGATTGTCATTTTATTAAGACTATCCCGAGTCACCCGGGTTGTCAATTGAATTAAACAGGGTAGACATATTGGCAGTAATATAATTACACAGAGTTTGGTTACAGCAAACAAAAGTATCTGCTTCCACCAATTGCCATTCAATCAGAACCTCCAGGAATTAGCAAAGGGAGAATTCCAAGTTTGAACAGGAATGGGCTAACTTCCTAATATCATTGGTGATTTCTTGaaccaattatttttctttcacatggtcatttcttcatttttccttgcaagtccacattgactcataatcagtttcccttaacaagtcaccagtttgtgcatctttacaagggatccaggtaccatcattgcatttcacatgagtctcagtccacctatctctttaagttgtacagtccagctaaatcagagataagactttccttagataggatatacagactcatgtaggatataatcatat
The Macrotis lagotis isolate mMagLag1 chromosome 3, bilby.v1.9.chrom.fasta, whole genome shotgun sequence genome window above contains:
- the LOC141516964 gene encoding olfactory receptor 4P4-like; translation: METHDNVTEFILLGLLMKKEIKTMCFVLFTVCYLAIFLGNFIIFITITYSHLIQQPMYYFLWHLSFMDPCFTSTTVPRLIRDLIASSKTISYNCCMTQLFTFHFLGGVEIFILVLMAFDRYIAICKPLHYMIIVNRQRCNMLILLAWVVAFWHSVAQLFLILKLPFCGPNQVDHYMCDSKALLKLACTDTHVASLLVIANTGVVVSATFVVLVASYINILYHLRNHSAEGRRKALSTCASHVMVVLLFFVPCISTYIQPPNSLNIDKEFSVFYAVIAPMLNPLIYTFRNAEMKNAMRKVWCKKLAFLLKENK